One part of the Salinivirga cyanobacteriivorans genome encodes these proteins:
- a CDS encoding 2-oxoacid:ferredoxin oxidoreductase subunit beta, with the protein MAEVNKLTPKDFKSDQEVRWCPGCGDHAILNAVQRTMANLGIPREKFAVVSGIGCSSRFPYYMNTYGFHGIHGRGAAIASGLKVANPDLSVWQITGDGDAMAIGGNHFIHVIRRNIDMNLLLFNNEIYGLTKGQYSPTSQLGAKSKTSPFGTVENPFHPGELVIGAQGHFFARAIDNQVKVTTEIFEQAARFKGTSVVEILQNCVIFNDAIHEDIVSRDVRDDRTILLKHGEKMIFGKEKDKGLVRDGLKLKVVTIGKDGYTIEDILTHDAHEANPGMHLMLANMRYPDFPVALGVIRAVPAATYEERLDQQISEVQKQSKIKNMDDLMRTGDTWEV; encoded by the coding sequence ATGGCTGAAGTAAATAAATTAACTCCGAAAGATTTTAAAAGTGATCAGGAAGTACGCTGGTGCCCGGGTTGTGGCGACCATGCTATTCTGAATGCTGTACAAAGAACAATGGCGAATCTTGGTATTCCACGCGAAAAGTTCGCAGTGGTTTCAGGTATCGGTTGTTCATCCCGTTTTCCCTATTACATGAATACTTATGGATTTCATGGTATTCACGGTCGTGGAGCAGCCATTGCCAGTGGTCTGAAGGTTGCCAACCCCGATTTGTCAGTGTGGCAAATTACCGGTGACGGCGATGCCATGGCAATTGGTGGAAACCATTTTATTCATGTAATTCGCCGGAATATCGATATGAACCTTCTGCTCTTTAATAATGAGATTTACGGATTAACGAAAGGGCAGTATTCACCAACATCACAGTTGGGTGCAAAGTCAAAAACTTCTCCTTTTGGAACCGTTGAAAACCCATTCCATCCCGGAGAATTAGTTATTGGTGCACAAGGCCATTTCTTTGCCCGTGCTATCGATAACCAGGTTAAGGTAACAACTGAGATTTTTGAACAGGCAGCACGCTTCAAAGGGACCTCAGTGGTGGAGATTCTGCAAAATTGTGTCATTTTTAATGATGCCATCCACGAAGATATTGTGAGTCGGGATGTCCGTGATGACCGTACAATTTTGCTTAAGCACGGTGAAAAAATGATTTTTGGTAAAGAGAAAGACAAAGGCTTGGTTCGTGATGGTCTTAAATTGAAAGTTGTCACTATAGGTAAAGATGGTTATACCATTGAGGATATTTTGACACATGATGCCCATGAAGCGAATCCTGGTATGCATCTTATGCTTGCCAATATGCGATATCCTGATTTCCCGGTAGCACTGGGTGTGATCAGGGCTGTTCCGGCCGCAACTTATGAAGAACGTCTCGATCAGCAAATTTCTGAAGTGCAAAAGCAATCTAAAATTAAAAACATGGATGACCTTATGCGTACAGGTGATACCTGGGAAGTTTAA
- the bcp gene encoding thioredoxin-dependent thiol peroxidase: MITLKAGDKAPDFQAKNQDGEPITLSDFKGKKLILYFYPKDNTPGCTAEACNLNDNYSELTDKGFEVVGVSPDNIESHQKFIAKYNLSFHLVADPEKEVINKYGVWGEKNMYGKKSMGLLRTTFVIDEDGIIQHVFKRVKTKDHTNQILEKVN, from the coding sequence ATGATTACGTTAAAGGCTGGCGATAAAGCTCCTGATTTTCAGGCAAAAAATCAAGACGGTGAACCAATCACTTTAAGCGACTTCAAAGGGAAAAAACTTATTCTTTATTTTTATCCAAAAGATAATACACCCGGATGTACTGCTGAAGCTTGTAATTTAAATGATAATTACAGTGAGCTTACTGATAAAGGGTTTGAAGTGGTTGGAGTGAGTCCTGATAATATTGAATCGCACCAAAAATTTATTGCCAAATACAATCTCTCTTTTCACCTCGTAGCCGATCCCGAAAAAGAAGTAATAAATAAATATGGTGTATGGGGAGAAAAAAACATGTACGGTAAAAAATCAATGGGTTTGCTCCGTACTACTTTTGTTATAGATGAAGACGGCATTATTCAACATGTTTTTAAACGTGTAAAAACGAAAGATCATACCAATCAAATATTGGAAAAAGTAAATTAA
- the recA gene encoding recombinase RecA: MTKAQKSADVSAEKKKALQATLDKIEKSYGKGTIMKMGDSAIEDIPSISTGSISLDYALGVGGFPRGRVVEIYGPESSGKTTLAIHAIAEAQKAGGIAAFIDAEHAFDRFYAEKLGVDIENLYISQPDNGEQSLEIADSLIRSGAIDILVVDSVAALTPKAEIEGEMGDSKMGLQARLMSQALRKLTANISKTHTTCVFINQLREKIGVMFGNPETTTGGNALKFYSSVRVDIRKISTIKDGDEIVGSRTRAKIVKNKVAPPFRKAEFDIMYGEGISKSGEIIDLGVDYGIIKKAGSWFSYGETKLGQGRESVKQVVIDNPELADELQQKIIDKLNNPEE, translated from the coding sequence ATGACCAAAGCACAAAAAAGCGCTGATGTAAGCGCAGAGAAAAAAAAGGCTTTGCAGGCCACATTAGACAAAATAGAAAAGAGTTATGGTAAAGGAACCATAATGAAAATGGGGGATAGTGCTATTGAAGATATTCCCTCCATTTCAACAGGTTCCATAAGCCTTGATTATGCGCTGGGTGTGGGAGGCTTCCCTCGTGGTAGGGTTGTCGAAATATACGGACCTGAATCATCGGGTAAAACTACCCTGGCCATACATGCCATTGCTGAAGCACAAAAAGCCGGTGGTATAGCAGCATTTATTGATGCTGAACATGCTTTTGACCGTTTCTATGCCGAAAAGTTGGGGGTAGATATAGAAAATCTTTATATCTCTCAGCCCGATAATGGCGAGCAGTCACTGGAAATTGCCGATAGCCTGATACGTTCCGGAGCCATAGATATTTTAGTAGTGGATTCTGTGGCAGCCCTAACACCAAAAGCCGAGATTGAAGGCGAAATGGGCGATTCTAAAATGGGGTTGCAGGCAAGACTAATGTCTCAGGCCCTTCGAAAGCTTACCGCAAATATTAGTAAAACACATACCACATGTGTTTTTATTAATCAGCTTCGTGAGAAGATTGGCGTAATGTTTGGCAACCCGGAAACTACCACAGGGGGTAACGCCCTTAAGTTTTATTCGTCAGTGCGTGTCGATATACGAAAAATAAGCACCATAAAAGATGGAGATGAAATTGTGGGTAGTCGTACACGTGCAAAGATTGTGAAAAACAAAGTTGCTCCACCATTTCGCAAGGCCGAGTTTGATATTATGTATGGCGAAGGAATTTCTAAATCAGGCGAAATAATTGATTTAGGTGTGGATTACGGAATTATTAAGAAAGCCGGCTCGTGGTTTAGCTATGGCGAAACAAAGTTAGGTCAGGGTCGTGAATCTGTTAAGCAGGTTGTGATAGATAATCCGGAGCTTGCGGATGAACTGCAACAGAAAATAATTGATAAACTCAACAATCCGGAGGAATAA
- a CDS encoding tetratricopeptide repeat protein, which translates to MGFKNLLIILTASALLWNCAGSDDSKQTDSQQKEVAARDSVQQKIDSLSKVIRETPREDTLFYQRANYHLMNGDVNNAINDMEIALKLNPDEPDYYLDLAEWELRRGESGIAKNLLEEMHKKFPENVEAMVRLANIYMAVEQYKEARTYLIKASRVEPENAKLYLLSSMIFQEMEDAERAIEDLYNALKYDPDYYDAHIMLGLINARLGKDVAIDHYMNAMRVQPDNPEAVYNLGMYYQENKQYEKAIETYKKGLNNIDSTHQHFLFNLGYILENYRANPDSAVYYYQRVIENYPEDYRAFYRIGQCHEAMGQEKKAMASYEMCLKINPDFDLAYNALSRLSEKYNKQRQ; encoded by the coding sequence ATGGGGTTTAAAAATTTATTAATCATACTAACCGCATCGGCGCTTTTATGGAATTGTGCGGGGAGTGATGACTCGAAACAAACCGATTCACAGCAAAAGGAAGTCGCCGCACGTGATAGTGTACAGCAAAAAATTGACAGTTTATCGAAAGTTATAAGGGAAACCCCCAGGGAAGACACACTGTTTTATCAGCGAGCAAACTACCATTTAATGAATGGTGATGTAAACAATGCCATCAATGATATGGAGATTGCCTTGAAGTTGAACCCAGACGAACCAGATTATTACCTTGATTTGGCAGAATGGGAGCTAAGAAGAGGCGAGTCGGGCATTGCAAAGAATTTATTGGAGGAAATGCACAAAAAATTTCCCGAAAATGTGGAAGCCATGGTTCGGTTAGCAAATATTTATATGGCTGTGGAGCAGTATAAAGAAGCCCGAACCTATTTAATCAAGGCTTCAAGGGTAGAGCCCGAAAATGCAAAGTTATACCTTTTAAGTAGTATGATTTTTCAGGAGATGGAAGATGCCGAAAGGGCAATTGAAGATTTGTACAATGCTTTAAAATATGATCCTGATTATTACGATGCACATATAATGCTTGGGCTTATTAATGCACGTTTAGGTAAAGACGTAGCCATTGACCACTACATGAATGCCATGCGTGTGCAGCCCGATAATCCTGAGGCAGTATATAACCTGGGTATGTATTATCAGGAAAATAAGCAGTATGAAAAAGCCATTGAAACTTATAAAAAAGGCTTAAATAATATCGATAGCACACATCAACACTTTCTTTTTAATTTAGGCTATATTCTGGAAAATTACAGGGCCAACCCTGATAGTGCTGTTTATTATTATCAGAGAGTAATTGAAAATTATCCTGAAGATTACCGGGCATTTTACAGAATCGGGCAGTGCCACGAAGCCATGGGGCAGGAAAAAAAGGCTATGGCCAGTTATGAAATGTGCTTAAAGATAAATCCTGATTTTGATTTGGCTTACAATGCCTTATCGCGCTTGAGTGAGAAGTACAATAAACAACGCCAATAA
- a CDS encoding alpha/beta hydrolase family protein, with the protein MRILISLMIALFAFSWSCNQDAGKTATENTPQPEFNIELTQAEKDGGVMTPEILWKFRRLSDPQLSPDGKKVIFGLTVYDAPTNESKTEIFMIPFNGGEAEKVMELGGSQFNQRWLDNEQFAFISTHEGTAQVYKASVSGADPKKVTNIEGGINSFEYSPDGSKILYTKDVKVVKDLEDKYPDLPKANAIAADDLMYRHWNHWNDDKFSHIFYASTGDGLIKKGKDIMKDEPWDSPLSPWFDNAQITWSPDGNTIAYTCKKLTGKEYAVSTNSDIYLYNLQTGETANITKENKGYDKYPVYSHDGRYIAYESMETPGYESDKNRLFVYDTETQTRQYLTKDFEENASGLTWSEDDTKIYFVSGIHATYQLYKMDVQSREVTQITDGHHNYQSFALNGNKMLGMKMKHSMASELFVVDEESGEETRLTHVNKHIYDHITMGKSEERWVETTDGKKMLVWVIYPPDFDDTKSYPALLYCQGGPQSAVSHFFSYRWNFQMMAANDYVIVAPNRRGLPTFGQEWNRQISGDYSGQNIDDYFSAIDALKKEPFIDEERLGAVGASYGGYSVFYLAGHHQGRFSAFISHCGMFNFESFYAATEETFFPNHDIGGAFWDKDNKVAQRSYENSPHKFVQNWDTPIMIITGGKDFRIPYTESLQAFNAAQLNDVPSRLLYFPEESHFVLKPQNSILWQHEFFGWLDKYLK; encoded by the coding sequence ATGAGAATCCTGATAAGTTTAATGATTGCACTTTTTGCCTTTTCATGGTCATGCAATCAAGATGCTGGTAAAACAGCAACAGAAAATACTCCACAGCCGGAATTCAATATTGAGTTAACACAGGCTGAAAAGGATGGTGGTGTAATGACACCTGAAATTTTGTGGAAATTCCGCCGCTTAAGCGATCCACAGCTTTCACCCGATGGTAAAAAAGTTATTTTTGGGCTTACCGTATACGATGCTCCAACCAATGAAAGCAAGACAGAAATTTTTATGATTCCTTTTAATGGGGGTGAGGCTGAAAAAGTTATGGAACTTGGTGGGTCACAGTTTAATCAGCGCTGGCTCGATAATGAGCAATTTGCGTTCATTAGCACCCATGAGGGAACTGCCCAGGTGTACAAAGCATCTGTGAGTGGAGCTGACCCAAAAAAAGTAACAAATATTGAGGGCGGCATAAATAGCTTTGAATACAGCCCCGATGGAAGCAAAATTTTATATACAAAAGATGTTAAAGTTGTAAAGGATCTTGAAGACAAATATCCGGACTTACCAAAAGCAAATGCCATTGCAGCCGATGATTTAATGTACCGCCACTGGAATCACTGGAACGATGATAAATTCAGCCACATATTTTATGCATCAACCGGTGATGGCCTGATAAAAAAAGGAAAAGACATTATGAAAGATGAACCATGGGACTCGCCACTTTCACCATGGTTCGACAATGCACAAATTACATGGTCGCCCGATGGCAATACGATAGCCTATACTTGCAAAAAACTTACTGGTAAGGAGTATGCCGTTTCTACAAATTCTGATATTTATTTGTACAATTTACAAACCGGTGAAACTGCTAACATAACCAAAGAAAATAAGGGTTATGATAAATACCCGGTTTATTCACACGATGGCCGTTATATCGCTTATGAATCTATGGAAACGCCGGGTTATGAGTCAGATAAAAACAGGTTGTTTGTGTATGATACTGAAACCCAGACACGCCAATACCTGACTAAAGATTTTGAGGAGAATGCCTCAGGATTAACCTGGTCAGAAGATGACACTAAAATTTATTTTGTAAGCGGTATTCATGCAACTTATCAACTGTACAAAATGGATGTGCAGTCACGCGAGGTTACCCAAATCACAGACGGACATCACAATTATCAGTCGTTTGCATTGAACGGTAATAAAATGTTGGGCATGAAAATGAAACATAGTATGGCCAGCGAATTGTTTGTGGTTGATGAGGAAAGTGGTGAAGAAACCAGGCTTACGCATGTGAACAAGCATATTTATGACCATATTACCATGGGCAAATCAGAAGAACGATGGGTAGAAACCACTGACGGTAAAAAAATGCTTGTATGGGTTATTTATCCGCCAGATTTTGATGACACAAAATCGTATCCTGCATTGTTATATTGCCAGGGTGGTCCACAAAGTGCAGTTAGCCACTTTTTCTCTTATCGCTGGAATTTCCAGATGATGGCAGCCAACGATTATGTTATTGTGGCTCCTAACCGTCGTGGATTACCAACTTTCGGACAGGAATGGAACCGCCAAATTTCCGGCGATTATAGTGGACAAAACATTGATGACTATTTTTCTGCCATCGACGCATTAAAAAAAGAGCCTTTTATTGATGAAGAGCGGTTGGGTGCTGTTGGTGCAAGTTATGGCGGATATTCGGTATTTTACCTCGCCGGACATCACCAAGGCCGCTTCAGTGCATTTATTTCACATTGCGGAATGTTTAATTTCGAAAGTTTTTATGCAGCCACAGAAGAGACTTTTTTCCCGAATCACGACATCGGTGGTGCGTTTTGGGATAAAGATAATAAAGTGGCACAGCGCTCTTACGAAAATTCTCCACATAAGTTTGTTCAGAACTGGGATACCCCAATTATGATCATTACAGGTGGAAAAGACTTCCGTATTCCATACACGGAATCATTGCAGGCATTTAACGCTGCTCAGCTGAACGACGTGCCAAGTCGTTTGCTGTATTTTCCCGAAGAGAGCCACTTTGTGTTGAAACCACAAAACAGCATCCTTTGGCAGCATGAGTTCTTCGGATGGCTTGATAAATATCTGAAATAA
- a CDS encoding VIT1/CCC1 transporter family protein produces MRLSKEQIEQVKTFQKNEITEYQIYKKLARTIKTDNSQVLEQIANDELEHYNFWKQYSGVDVKPNKWKIFKFYWITRILGLTFGIKLMERGEEDAQASYNEAAKYIPEAEKVVDDEDRHEQELIEMIEEKKLNYVGSIVLGLNDALVELTGALAGFTLALQDTRLIALAGLITGIAASFSMAASEYLSKRSDEDEKISEALTSALYTGFAYIITVFILILPYLLIDNYFVCLGLTMAFAILIILSFNYYIAVAKDLNFKKRFWEMALLSLGVASLTFGISYFVRMFFGVDV; encoded by the coding sequence ATAAGGTTGTCAAAAGAGCAGATTGAGCAGGTAAAAACGTTTCAAAAAAATGAAATTACCGAATATCAAATCTATAAAAAACTTGCCCGTACTATAAAAACAGATAATAGTCAGGTGCTGGAGCAAATAGCCAATGATGAACTGGAACATTACAACTTCTGGAAGCAATATAGTGGTGTGGATGTAAAGCCCAATAAATGGAAAATATTTAAGTTTTATTGGATCACGCGTATTCTTGGACTAACGTTTGGTATTAAATTGATGGAGCGTGGAGAAGAAGATGCACAAGCCTCTTACAACGAAGCTGCAAAATATATTCCCGAAGCTGAAAAGGTTGTGGACGATGAAGACAGGCATGAGCAGGAACTGATTGAAATGATTGAGGAGAAAAAACTGAACTATGTCGGATCCATTGTATTAGGTTTGAATGATGCGTTGGTCGAGCTTACTGGAGCATTAGCAGGTTTTACACTTGCCTTGCAGGATACAAGACTTATTGCACTGGCCGGACTTATAACCGGTATTGCAGCCTCTTTCTCAATGGCAGCTTCAGAATACTTGTCTAAGCGATCAGATGAAGATGAGAAAATATCAGAAGCCTTAACCTCTGCGTTGTACACAGGTTTTGCTTATATTATAACTGTGTTTATACTGATTTTACCGTATCTGCTCATAGATAATTATTTTGTTTGTCTGGGGCTTACCATGGCATTTGCCATTCTAATAATTCTTTCATTCAATTATTACATTGCTGTTGCCAAAGATCTGAATTTTAAAAAGCGTTTCTGGGAAATGGCACTTTTGAGTTTGGGTGTTGCCTCATTGACATTTGGAATTAGCTACTTTGTGCGGATGTTTTTTGGTGTTGATGTTTAA
- a CDS encoding radical SAM protein: protein MSDLVFGPVPSRRLGSSIGINNIPPKNCSYACVYCQLGKAIKMDVDRKSFYAPREVIDAVKERVRIAENNGDKIDYLTFVPDGEATLDIHLGEIIEGLKPLNQKLAIITNSSLIDRADVREELMQLDLVSLKVDAITESVWRKTDHPHRALDFNNILKGIELFAGQYLGKLITETMLIEGYNDQTSESHLLADFIGTINPHTAYISIPTRSPARKGVKPAAEETINRAYQIFSSKIRGVEYLVGHEGNAFAHTGDTRSDLLSITAVHPMRADSVKAFLEKDGEDWSLVQELIDDGALLETFYNGYHFYVRKLKQNNQF, encoded by the coding sequence ATGTCAGATTTGGTATTTGGACCAGTCCCATCACGGCGGTTAGGGAGTAGCATTGGAATCAATAATATTCCGCCTAAAAATTGTTCTTATGCCTGCGTTTATTGTCAGTTGGGTAAGGCCATAAAAATGGATGTTGATCGGAAGTCATTTTATGCCCCCCGGGAGGTTATTGATGCAGTGAAAGAACGTGTAAGAATTGCAGAAAATAACGGAGATAAAATAGATTACCTGACCTTTGTGCCCGACGGTGAAGCTACGCTTGATATTCATCTTGGTGAAATAATTGAAGGGTTGAAGCCCTTAAATCAAAAACTTGCAATTATAACCAACAGTTCACTAATCGATAGGGCAGATGTACGTGAAGAATTGATGCAACTTGATTTGGTTTCATTAAAAGTTGATGCGATTACAGAATCTGTATGGCGCAAAACAGATCACCCACACCGTGCATTGGATTTCAACAATATTTTGAAAGGTATAGAACTTTTTGCCGGCCAATACCTCGGTAAGCTAATTACAGAAACAATGCTAATTGAGGGTTATAACGATCAAACTTCTGAATCACATCTTCTGGCAGATTTCATTGGTACAATCAATCCGCATACGGCATATATTTCTATACCAACACGCAGTCCGGCACGAAAAGGTGTAAAGCCTGCGGCTGAAGAAACCATTAACCGGGCCTACCAGATATTTTCATCAAAAATCAGGGGGGTTGAGTATTTAGTAGGTCATGAAGGTAACGCTTTTGCCCATACTGGTGATACGCGTTCAGACCTTTTGAGCATTACAGCAGTACATCCGATGCGGGCCGATAGTGTAAAAGCTTTTCTTGAAAAGGATGGGGAGGACTGGTCACTTGTGCAGGAACTGATTGATGACGGCGCTTTACTTGAAACATTTTACAACGGGTATCATTTTTATGTGCGCAAATTAAAGCAAAACAATCAGTTTTAA
- the mdh gene encoding malate dehydrogenase — MKISIIGAGNVGATCANDIINLNLADELVLLDVKEGVTEGKALDLWQTSSIRQFETYVYGVTDDYEATKDSDVVVITAGLPRKPGMSRDDLIEINAGIVQHATREIIKYSPDAKIVIVSNPLDVMTYASFMATNGKNPNEVFGMAGILDAARYKAFIAEELNVSPISVHAILMGGHGDTMVPLPRYTTISSVPVTELLSKEKLDTIIERTKYGGGELVKLMGTSAWYAPGAAAAQMVSAIVKNSRRLFPVSAYLQGEYGLNDLYMGVPVILGRNGIQQIIELKLNDEELELVHKSAESVKSVLEVLRQKVK; from the coding sequence ATGAAAATTAGTATAATAGGTGCCGGAAATGTAGGGGCCACATGTGCCAACGATATAATTAACCTGAATCTTGCCGATGAACTTGTACTCCTTGACGTAAAAGAGGGTGTGACAGAGGGTAAGGCGTTGGATTTATGGCAAACTTCTTCTATACGTCAGTTTGAAACTTATGTGTATGGTGTAACAGACGACTATGAAGCCACAAAAGATTCCGATGTAGTAGTAATTACCGCCGGACTGCCACGTAAACCCGGAATGTCGCGCGATGACCTTATCGAAATAAATGCAGGTATTGTGCAGCATGCCACAAGGGAGATCATAAAGTATTCTCCTGATGCCAAAATTGTAATTGTTTCTAACCCACTGGATGTGATGACATACGCGTCATTCATGGCTACCAATGGTAAAAACCCGAATGAAGTATTTGGTATGGCCGGCATACTTGATGCAGCGCGCTACAAAGCTTTCATAGCTGAGGAATTAAATGTGAGCCCCATTAGTGTTCATGCTATTTTAATGGGCGGGCACGGCGATACAATGGTACCACTACCACGTTATACTACCATTTCATCGGTGCCTGTTACCGAATTGCTTTCGAAAGAAAAACTCGATACCATTATCGAACGCACAAAATACGGTGGCGGCGAACTGGTAAAATTAATGGGTACTTCTGCCTGGTATGCCCCGGGGGCTGCTGCAGCACAAATGGTGTCGGCAATTGTGAAAAATTCACGTCGACTTTTCCCTGTTAGTGCATACCTGCAGGGCGAATATGGATTGAATGATTTGTATATGGGAGTACCCGTAATTCTTGGCCGGAATGGTATTCAGCAAATTATAGAGCTTAAACTGAATGACGAGGAGTTGGAATTGGTGCATAAATCAGCTGAATCAGTAAAAAGTGTACTTGAAGTACTCAGACAAAAAGTAAAATAA
- the mdh gene encoding malate dehydrogenase, whose product MRKVSVIGAGNVGATCANVVARKNIVNNVVLLDIKEGVAEGKALDMWQTSSVDFFHTRVHGVTNDYEATKDSEVVVITSGLPRKPGMSRDDLISTNAKIVKEVTENVVKYSPNAIIIVVSNPLDVMAYTAFKTAGLPKERVIGMAGILDSSRYKAFLADELSISPNCIQGLLLGGHGDTMVPLPRYTSVAGIPVQQLIDKDRLDAIIERTRKGGGELVKLMGTSAWYAPGAAAAQMVEAVIDDQQCFYPVAAYLDGEYGLNDLYLGVPIILGRQGIEKIIQIDLNKEERDMLDKSAESVKETLETLKGMNILD is encoded by the coding sequence ATGAGAAAAGTTTCAGTTATCGGTGCCGGAAATGTTGGTGCAACATGTGCCAATGTTGTGGCCAGGAAAAACATTGTGAATAATGTGGTGCTGCTCGACATTAAAGAAGGTGTTGCAGAAGGTAAAGCCCTTGATATGTGGCAAACCTCATCTGTTGACTTTTTCCATACGCGCGTGCATGGCGTCACCAATGATTACGAAGCCACAAAAGACTCAGAAGTGGTAGTTATTACCAGCGGATTACCCCGCAAACCGGGAATGTCGCGCGACGACTTGATTAGCACCAATGCTAAAATTGTAAAAGAGGTAACTGAAAACGTAGTTAAATACTCGCCTAATGCCATTATTATTGTAGTGTCAAACCCACTTGATGTAATGGCTTACACGGCTTTCAAAACGGCGGGTCTACCAAAAGAGCGCGTAATTGGTATGGCCGGTATACTTGACTCGAGCCGTTACAAAGCTTTTTTGGCCGATGAATTGAGTATTTCGCCAAACTGTATTCAGGGGCTGCTGCTAGGAGGGCATGGCGATACCATGGTGCCGCTGCCCAGATATACCTCCGTGGCCGGGATTCCTGTACAACAATTAATTGATAAGGATCGGCTCGATGCCATTATTGAGCGCACCCGCAAAGGTGGCGGTGAGCTGGTAAAACTGATGGGAACCTCAGCATGGTATGCCCCGGGAGCTGCAGCAGCACAAATGGTAGAAGCAGTAATCGACGATCAGCAATGTTTCTATCCCGTTGCAGCCTATCTCGATGGCGAATACGGGCTAAACGATCTTTATCTGGGAGTGCCTATTATTTTAGGACGTCAGGGCATTGAGAAAATTATCCAGATCGACCTGAACAAAGAAGAACGCGATATGCTGGACAAATCTGCCGAATCAGTGAAAGAGACCCTGGAAACCCTGAAAGGTATGAATATTCTGGATTAA
- the msrB gene encoding peptide-methionine (R)-S-oxide reductase MsrB, which translates to MRIVLIAILFVMTTNCSSQGQDKKETQKMNNPYYSRTDTTHLNVSDKEWKKILPEDVYRVARKEGTERPFTGKYWDSEAKGTYYCAVCGNKLFRSTAKFASSCGWPSFFEPVRPNSVNYKPDHSLGMNRIEVECARCDSHLGHIFDDGPEPTGKRFCMNSIVLDFEPDEK; encoded by the coding sequence ATGAGAATTGTTCTAATTGCCATATTATTTGTAATGACAACGAATTGTAGTTCTCAGGGACAGGATAAAAAAGAGACACAAAAGATGAATAATCCGTATTATTCGCGTACAGATACTACCCATTTAAACGTATCCGATAAGGAATGGAAAAAGATTTTGCCCGAAGATGTTTATCGTGTGGCACGAAAAGAGGGCACAGAACGACCCTTTACAGGAAAATATTGGGACAGTGAAGCTAAAGGAACTTATTACTGCGCTGTTTGCGGAAACAAGTTGTTTCGTTCCACTGCTAAGTTTGCCAGTTCATGCGGATGGCCAAGCTTTTTTGAGCCGGTCAGGCCCAACAGTGTAAATTATAAACCCGACCATTCATTGGGTATGAACCGCATAGAGGTAGAATGTGCCCGCTGCGATTCGCACCTGGGACACATTTTTGACGATGGCCCGGAGCCTACCGGAAAGCGCTTCTGCATGAACTCCATTGTGCTCGATTTTGAACCCGATGAGAAGTAA